A single Stutzerimonas stutzeri DNA region contains:
- the der gene encoding ribosome biogenesis GTPase Der produces MVPVIALVGRPNVGKSTLFNRLTKSRDAIVAEYAGLTRDRQYGEAKWQGRTYIVIDTGGLTGDEQGIDAKMAEQSLQAMQEADAVMFMVDARAGMTPGDQMIADHLRKMNKRHFLVANKVDSIDPDIARAEFSPLGLGDALPIAAAHGRGISHMLEQALGVFPKDNAEATETEGEAQEDEVVAEGQELKRIPGPSEKDGIKIAIIGRPNVGKSTLVNRMLGEERVIVYDQAGTTRDSIYIPFERDDEKYTLIDTAGVRRRGKIFEAVEKFSVVKTLQAIQDSNVVIFVMDAREGVVEHDLNLLGFVLESGRALVIALNKWDGMEPSERDYVKTELERRLFFVEFADIHFISAKHGTGVGNLYKSVQASFKSAVTRWPTSRLTQILEDAVREHAPPMVASRRIKLRYAHLGGANPPLIVIHGNQVDSIPKSYTRYLENTYRRVLKLVGTPIRIEYKGGENPYEGKKNTLTDRQVNKKRRLMSHHKKAEKKRRDKR; encoded by the coding sequence ATGGTTCCCGTAATCGCCCTGGTGGGCCGACCGAACGTTGGCAAATCCACCCTCTTTAACCGTCTGACCAAAAGCCGCGACGCCATTGTCGCGGAGTACGCCGGTCTGACCCGTGATCGCCAGTACGGCGAGGCCAAATGGCAGGGCCGTACCTACATCGTCATCGACACCGGCGGTCTGACTGGCGATGAACAGGGCATCGACGCCAAGATGGCCGAGCAGTCGCTGCAAGCGATGCAGGAAGCCGATGCCGTGATGTTCATGGTCGACGCGCGTGCCGGCATGACCCCAGGCGATCAGATGATCGCCGATCACCTGCGCAAGATGAACAAGCGTCACTTCCTGGTGGCGAACAAGGTCGACAGTATCGACCCGGATATCGCCCGAGCCGAGTTCAGCCCGTTGGGCCTGGGCGATGCATTGCCGATCGCTGCCGCCCATGGTCGCGGCATCAGCCATATGCTGGAACAGGCGCTCGGTGTGTTTCCCAAGGACAACGCCGAGGCAACCGAAACAGAAGGTGAAGCGCAAGAGGATGAGGTCGTTGCCGAAGGCCAGGAACTCAAACGCATTCCCGGGCCAAGTGAAAAGGATGGCATCAAGATCGCCATCATCGGTCGCCCCAACGTTGGCAAGTCGACGCTGGTCAACCGCATGCTGGGCGAAGAGCGGGTCATCGTCTATGACCAGGCCGGTACGACGCGCGACAGCATTTACATCCCGTTCGAACGCGATGACGAAAAGTACACCCTGATCGATACGGCGGGCGTGCGCCGGCGCGGCAAGATCTTCGAGGCGGTGGAAAAGTTTTCGGTGGTCAAGACGTTGCAGGCGATCCAGGACTCCAACGTCGTCATCTTCGTGATGGATGCGCGCGAAGGTGTCGTCGAACACGACCTGAACCTGCTCGGCTTCGTTCTCGAAAGCGGCCGGGCGCTGGTGATCGCACTGAACAAATGGGACGGCATGGAGCCGAGCGAGCGTGACTACGTGAAGACCGAGCTCGAGCGCCGACTGTTCTTCGTAGAATTCGCCGACATCCATTTCATCTCCGCCAAGCACGGCACCGGCGTCGGCAATCTGTACAAGTCCGTACAGGCGTCTTTCAAGTCCGCGGTGACCCGCTGGCCTACCAGTCGCCTGACGCAGATTCTCGAAGACGCGGTGCGTGAGCACGCGCCGCCGATGGTCGCCAGTCGTCGTATCAAGCTGCGCTATGCCCACCTGGGCGGCGCCAACCCGCCGCTGATCGTGATTCACGGCAACCAGGTCGACTCGATTCCGAAGTCCTACACGCGCTATCTGGAAAATACCTACCGGCGCGTACTGAAGTTGGTGGGTACGCCCATTCGAATCGAATACAAGGGCGGCGAAAACCCGTACGAGGGCAAGAAAAACACGCTCACCGATCGCCAGGTGAACAAGAAGCGTCGTCTCATGTCGCACCACAAGAAGGCCGAGAAGAAGCGCCGCGACAAGCGATAG
- a CDS encoding pyridoxal phosphate-dependent aminotransferase, producing MITSKLPHVGTTIFTTMSQLAVQTGALNLSQGFPDFDGPDALREAVARHVMAGHNQYAPMTGLPALREQVAAKVASLYGRQANADTEITVTPGATQAIFCAIHAVVRPGDEVIVFDPCYDSYEPAVQLAGGVCIHQSLSLPGFSIDWQKLADALTPRTRMIVLNTPHNPSGALIDSADLDRLAALIRDKDIYLLSDEVYEHLVFDGREHASVLRHDELYQRAFVISSFGKTYHVTGWKTGYVVAPAALSSELRKVHQYVSFTGVTPLQWALADFMSAHPEHLSQLPGFYQAKRDLFCDLLAGSRFSFTRTTGTYFQLADYSAIRPDLDDVAMAEWLTREHGVASIPISVFYQTPPAASRLVRFCFAKREETLRQAAERLCAI from the coding sequence ATGATCACCAGCAAACTGCCCCATGTCGGCACCACCATCTTCACCACCATGTCGCAGCTGGCGGTTCAGACCGGCGCGCTGAACCTGTCGCAGGGCTTTCCCGACTTCGATGGGCCCGATGCGCTGCGCGAGGCGGTCGCCCGCCATGTGATGGCTGGCCACAACCAATATGCGCCGATGACCGGTCTGCCTGCGTTGCGCGAGCAGGTGGCGGCAAAGGTCGCATCACTTTACGGTCGACAAGCGAACGCGGACACCGAGATTACCGTCACGCCTGGCGCTACGCAGGCGATCTTCTGTGCGATTCACGCCGTCGTTCGGCCGGGAGACGAGGTCATCGTCTTCGATCCCTGCTATGACAGCTACGAGCCGGCGGTTCAGCTGGCAGGTGGCGTCTGTATCCATCAATCGCTGAGTCTTCCCGGTTTTTCCATCGACTGGCAGAAATTGGCCGATGCGCTCACGCCGCGCACCCGTATGATCGTGCTGAATACGCCGCACAATCCCAGCGGGGCGCTGATCGATTCGGCCGACCTGGACCGTCTGGCCGCGCTGATCCGTGACAAGGACATCTATCTGCTCAGCGACGAGGTGTATGAACATCTGGTGTTCGATGGCCGCGAGCACGCCAGCGTGCTGCGCCATGACGAGTTGTACCAGCGTGCGTTCGTCATCAGCTCGTTCGGCAAGACTTACCATGTCACCGGTTGGAAAACCGGCTATGTGGTGGCGCCAGCCGCGCTCAGCAGCGAACTGCGCAAGGTGCACCAGTACGTGAGTTTTACCGGTGTCACGCCTCTGCAGTGGGCGCTGGCCGACTTCATGTCGGCACACCCTGAGCACCTCAGCCAGTTGCCCGGTTTTTATCAGGCCAAGCGCGATCTGTTCTGCGATTTGCTGGCGGGCTCGCGGTTCAGCTTTACCCGCACGACGGGTACCTATTTCCAGCTGGCCGATTATTCGGCGATTCGACCGGACCTCGACGATGTCGCGATGGCCGAGTGGCTGACCCGAGAGCATGGCGTGGCGAGCATTCCGATATCGGTGTTCTATCAGACGCCTCCCGCCGCGTCGCGTCTGGTTCGCTTCTGCTTCGCCAAACGAGAGGAGACGCTGCGCCAGGCAGCTGAGCGACTATGCGCGATTTGA
- a CDS encoding amidohydrolase, protein MRDLNDLPDLELALIQTRLVWQDAAANRERFVGLLDQARGADLIVLPEMFTTAFSMNSAELAEPEQGPTYAWLREQAARMQAVITGSVIIQAADGSHRNRLLWARPNGEISHYDKRHLFRMAGEHKHYTAGASRALFELNGWHVRPLICYDLRFPVWSRDPHDTDLLLYTANWPAARRNAWNRLLPARAIENLCYVAAVNRVGEDGKGYPYSGDSQVLDYLGDPLLEAGGADGVFRATLRGRDLAAFRDKFPAYHDGDAFELKD, encoded by the coding sequence ATGCGCGATTTGAATGATTTGCCGGACCTCGAACTCGCCCTGATCCAGACCCGCCTCGTCTGGCAGGACGCCGCTGCCAACCGCGAGCGCTTCGTCGGCTTGCTCGACCAGGCCCGCGGGGCCGACCTCATCGTGCTGCCGGAAATGTTCACCACGGCGTTTTCGATGAATTCTGCCGAGCTGGCCGAACCTGAGCAGGGACCCACCTACGCCTGGCTGCGTGAGCAGGCGGCGCGCATGCAGGCGGTGATCACCGGCAGCGTGATCATTCAGGCAGCGGACGGCAGCCACCGCAACCGCCTGCTCTGGGCACGGCCGAACGGTGAAATTTCGCATTACGACAAGCGGCACCTGTTTCGCATGGCCGGAGAGCACAAGCACTACACGGCTGGGGCCAGTCGCGCACTGTTCGAGCTCAACGGCTGGCATGTACGGCCCTTGATTTGCTACGACCTGCGCTTCCCGGTCTGGAGTCGTGATCCGCACGACACCGATCTGCTGCTGTATACCGCCAACTGGCCCGCTGCACGCCGCAACGCCTGGAACCGCCTGCTGCCGGCACGCGCCATCGAAAACCTCTGCTATGTCGCGGCGGTGAATCGCGTTGGCGAGGATGGCAAGGGTTATCCCTACAGCGGTGACAGCCAGGTGCTCGATTATCTCGGCGATCCGTTGCTGGAGGCGGGCGGGGCCGATGGCGTCTTCCGGGCCACGCTACGCGGACGCGATCTGGCCGCATTCCGCGACAAGTTCCCGGCTTATCACGACGGCGACGCGTTCGAGCTGAAAGACTAG
- a CDS encoding DUF2784 domain-containing protein translates to MLYRLAADAVLVLHLGFIVFVLLGGLLVAWKRAVVWLHLPAVAWGIFVELSGRLCPLTHWENALRRLAGGAGYETSFVEQYLLPLIYPSWLSVPLQYLLAAVVVLANLMIYGWLIVRWRHDAVPPR, encoded by the coding sequence ATGCTCTATCGACTCGCTGCCGACGCGGTGCTGGTGCTGCATCTCGGCTTCATCGTTTTCGTGTTGCTGGGCGGGCTGCTGGTGGCCTGGAAGCGAGCCGTCGTATGGCTGCACCTGCCTGCGGTGGCGTGGGGCATATTCGTTGAACTGAGCGGACGCCTGTGCCCGCTCACTCATTGGGAGAATGCGCTGCGGCGCCTGGCGGGCGGCGCCGGTTATGAAACCAGCTTCGTCGAGCAATACCTGCTGCCACTGATCTATCCGAGCTGGCTGAGCGTGCCGCTGCAGTACCTGCTGGCGGCTGTGGTCGTGCTCGCCAATCTCATGATCTACGGCTGGTTGATCGTCCGCTGGCGGCACGATGCCGTGCCGCCGCGATGA
- a CDS encoding DUF2238 domain-containing protein → MQDKKLYATLGLAVLLALIASGIAPYDRATWLLEVAPVLIAAPVLLLGYRRFPLTRLLYVLIAVHALVLILGGAYTYARVPLGFWVQDWLDLSRNPYDKLGHLMQGLVPALLAREILLGRGFVAPGKLLGFLALCVALAFSAFYEMIEWWVALIAGQGAQDFLGTQGDPWDTQSDMFMALLGALLSVTWLAGIQDRQMTRRSRHGPAG, encoded by the coding sequence ATGCAGGACAAGAAGCTCTACGCAACCCTGGGCCTGGCGGTCCTGCTGGCGCTGATCGCCTCGGGAATCGCCCCCTACGACCGCGCGACCTGGCTGCTGGAGGTCGCGCCGGTGCTGATCGCAGCGCCTGTCCTGCTGCTCGGTTATCGTCGTTTTCCGCTCACGCGGCTGCTCTACGTACTGATTGCCGTCCATGCGCTGGTGCTCATTCTGGGTGGCGCCTACACCTATGCCCGTGTACCCCTGGGTTTCTGGGTACAAGACTGGCTCGACCTCAGCCGCAATCCCTATGACAAGCTCGGCCACCTCATGCAGGGGCTCGTTCCGGCATTGCTGGCCCGTGAGATTCTGCTGGGGCGCGGCTTCGTCGCGCCCGGAAAACTGCTCGGATTCCTCGCGCTCTGCGTCGCGCTGGCCTTCAGTGCCTTTTACGAAATGATTGAATGGTGGGTGGCGCTGATCGCCGGCCAGGGCGCGCAAGACTTTCTCGGCACCCAGGGCGACCCATGGGACACGCAGTCGGACATGTTCATGGCACTGCTCGGCGCCCTGCTTTCGGTCACCTGGCTGGCTGGCATTCAGGACCGACAGATGACCCGACGTTCGCGACATGGCCCAGCAGGATAG
- a CDS encoding endonuclease, giving the protein MRRFSLFLLVLFFSSSVQAEAPRTFREAKKVAWRIYAERPVDFYCGCAFEGNRIDLASCGYVPRKQPKRAARVEWEHIVPAWVIGHQRQCWQQGGRKHCTSTDPVFSKAEADLHNLVPVVGEVNGDRSNYGFGMLSEKPSQYGACPFVVNFKQRTAMPPEYSRGAIARTYLYMSDRYGLRLSKQDRRLYGIWDRQYPVNEWERWRNQSVACVQGNANRYVGAVDLTRCAKSISRASATRAGEG; this is encoded by the coding sequence ATGCGCCGTTTCAGCCTGTTCCTGCTCGTCCTGTTCTTTTCATCCAGTGTCCAGGCCGAAGCGCCACGCACGTTTCGCGAAGCGAAGAAGGTGGCCTGGCGTATCTACGCAGAGCGGCCGGTGGACTTCTACTGTGGCTGCGCCTTCGAGGGCAATCGGATCGATCTGGCCAGTTGCGGTTACGTTCCGCGCAAGCAGCCCAAGCGTGCCGCCCGCGTTGAATGGGAACACATCGTCCCCGCCTGGGTGATCGGCCATCAACGCCAATGCTGGCAGCAGGGCGGGCGCAAGCACTGCACGTCCACCGACCCGGTGTTCAGCAAGGCCGAAGCGGACCTGCACAACCTCGTCCCGGTCGTAGGAGAGGTGAATGGCGACCGCAGCAACTATGGCTTCGGGATGCTCAGCGAGAAGCCCAGCCAGTACGGCGCCTGTCCCTTCGTGGTGAACTTCAAGCAACGCACCGCCATGCCACCGGAGTACAGCCGTGGCGCGATCGCACGCACCTACCTGTATATGAGCGACCGCTACGGACTACGCTTGTCGAAACAGGACCGGCGTCTGTACGGCATCTGGGATCGTCAGTATCCGGTCAACGAATGGGAGCGGTGGCGCAACCAGAGTGTCGCCTGCGTACAAGGCAACGCCAATCGCTACGTGGGCGCGGTGGACCTGACTCGCTGTGCCAAATCCATTTCCCGGGCGTCCGCGACCCGCGCCGGCGAAGGTTGA
- a CDS encoding carboxylate/amino acid/amine transporter, whose product MRYLIFVTLLWAFSFNLIGAYLAGQVDSYFAVLTRVILAGLVFLPLTRWRGVAPGFIAGVTLVGALQFGVTYLCLYLSFNVLTVAEVLLFTVLTPLHVTLIDDALNRRFNPWALLAAAVAVLGAGLIRYDGISSDFLGGFLLMQLANFTFAAGQVGYKHLARRYPSDIPLYRRFGYFFLGALVIVLPAWLLFGHGDKLPTSASQWAVLVWMGVLATALGQFCWNKGATLVDAGTLAVMNNMAVPVGLVLNLLFWGSETNLLLLAIGGVIILASLKINRLGRGTG is encoded by the coding sequence ATGCGCTACCTAATTTTCGTCACCCTGCTCTGGGCGTTTTCCTTCAATCTGATCGGCGCTTACCTGGCCGGTCAGGTCGACAGTTATTTCGCGGTACTCACGCGGGTGATCCTCGCCGGCCTGGTCTTTCTCCCGTTGACTCGCTGGCGCGGCGTCGCGCCGGGCTTCATTGCCGGCGTGACGCTGGTCGGCGCGTTGCAGTTCGGCGTGACCTACCTTTGCCTGTACCTGAGCTTCAACGTCCTGACCGTCGCCGAAGTGTTGCTGTTCACAGTGCTCACACCGCTGCACGTGACGCTGATCGACGATGCGCTCAACCGTCGCTTCAACCCTTGGGCATTGTTAGCGGCAGCGGTCGCCGTACTTGGTGCCGGGCTGATCCGCTATGACGGGATTTCCAGCGACTTCCTCGGCGGCTTTCTGCTGATGCAACTGGCCAACTTCACCTTCGCCGCCGGACAAGTGGGCTACAAGCACCTCGCGCGGCGTTACCCGTCGGATATCCCACTGTACAGGCGCTTCGGTTATTTCTTCCTGGGCGCACTGGTTATCGTCCTACCCGCCTGGCTGTTATTCGGGCATGGCGACAAGCTGCCGACCAGTGCAAGCCAGTGGGCAGTGCTGGTCTGGATGGGTGTGCTGGCGACTGCGTTGGGCCAGTTCTGCTGGAACAAAGGCGCCACACTGGTGGATGCCGGCACCCTGGCGGTCATGAACAACATGGCGGTACCCGTCGGCCTGGTGCTCAACCTGCTGTTCTGGGGCAGCGAAACCAACCTGCTCCTGCTGGCCATAGGCGGTGTGATCATCCTCGCCTCGCTCAAGATCAATCGACTGGGCCGTGGCACGGGGTGA
- a CDS encoding NAD(P)-dependent alcohol dehydrogenase — protein sequence MSNTIGYAAFDPSTPLAPYSFSRRAVGPNDVQIDILYCGVCHSDLHTARNEWNNTLYPSVPGHEIVGRVTAVGDSVTDFNVGDLAGVGCLVDSCQHCPSCDEGLEQYCENGFVGTYNGPAFGGGENTFGGYSDNIVVDRKFVLRISHAEENLAAVAPLLCAGITTYSPLRQWKVGPGQKVGVVGLGGLGHMAVKIANAMGAQVVLFTTSPDKKEDALRLGASEVVVSKNPDEMAAHQNSFDFILNTVAAPHNLDAFLSLLKRDATMTLVGAPASPHPSPNVFGLIFKRRRLAGSLIGGIAETQEMLDFCAEHSIVSDIEMIDIQTINEAYERMLRSDVKYRFVIDMASLKAS from the coding sequence ATGAGCAACACCATCGGTTATGCCGCTTTCGACCCGAGCACGCCGCTCGCGCCCTATTCATTCTCGCGCCGTGCCGTGGGACCGAACGACGTTCAGATCGACATTCTCTACTGTGGCGTCTGTCACTCGGATCTGCATACCGCCCGCAATGAGTGGAACAATACCCTGTACCCCTCGGTTCCGGGTCACGAGATCGTCGGGCGCGTTACGGCGGTGGGCGATTCGGTCACCGACTTCAACGTCGGCGACCTCGCTGGCGTTGGCTGCCTGGTCGACAGCTGCCAGCACTGCCCTTCCTGCGATGAGGGTCTTGAGCAATATTGCGAGAACGGCTTTGTCGGCACCTACAACGGCCCGGCGTTCGGCGGCGGCGAGAATACCTTCGGCGGATACTCGGACAACATCGTGGTCGATCGGAAGTTCGTGCTGCGCATCTCCCATGCAGAGGAAAATCTCGCCGCTGTTGCACCCCTGCTGTGCGCCGGCATCACAACCTACTCGCCGCTGCGCCAGTGGAAGGTCGGTCCCGGACAGAAAGTCGGGGTGGTCGGCCTCGGTGGTCTCGGCCACATGGCGGTAAAGATCGCCAACGCCATGGGCGCCCAGGTAGTGCTCTTCACCACCTCGCCGGACAAGAAGGAAGACGCGCTGCGCCTCGGCGCCAGCGAGGTCGTGGTCTCGAAGAACCCGGATGAAATGGCTGCCCACCAGAACAGCTTCGACTTCATCCTCAACACCGTCGCAGCCCCGCACAACCTCGACGCCTTCCTGTCGTTGCTCAAGCGCGACGCGACCATGACGCTGGTCGGCGCGCCGGCTTCGCCCCACCCATCGCCCAACGTCTTCGGGCTGATCTTCAAGCGTCGCCGCCTGGCGGGCTCGCTGATCGGCGGCATCGCCGAGACGCAGGAAATGCTGGACTTCTGCGCCGAGCACAGCATCGTGTCGGACATCGAAATGATCGATATCCAGACGATCAACGAAGCCTACGAGCGCATGCTCAGGAGCGATGTGAAATACCGTTTCGTCATCGACATGGCCTCGCTCAAGGCCAGCTGA
- the leuA gene encoding 2-isopropylmalate synthase has protein sequence MTMLKDPSKKYRAFPVINLPDRTWPSQTITRAPIWLSSDLRDGNQSLIEPMDAGKKMRFFKTLVQVGVKEIEVGFPSASQTDFDFVRELIEGGHIPDDVTIQVLTQARDDLIERTFESLKGARQAIVHYYNATAPSFRRIVFNQDKAGVVQIAVNAARTVKRLADAAPETRWRFEYSPEVFSSTETDFAVQVCNAVIEVFQPTPAQKLILNLPATIEAATPNIYADQIEYFGRHIDKRDSVLISLHTHNDRGTGVAATELGLMAGADRVEGCLFGNGERTGNVDLVTVALNMYSQGVDPQLDFSDIDAVRKVVEECNQLPVHPRHPYVGDLVHTAFSGSHQDAIRKGFAQQDPEGIWEVPYLPIDPADIGRSYEAVIRVNSQSGKGGITYLLEQEYGISLPRRMQIEFSQVVQKETDRLGLEMSAKQIYALLEAEYLHANAPYALKSHRLQEENGTSAVDVEVASDGEIMHWRGIGKGPLEALVAGLPVKLEIMDYYEHSIGAGSNARAAAYIEVRLDGGRSLHGIGIDENITTASIRALFSALNRALCEAETKAA, from the coding sequence ATGACCATGCTCAAAGATCCTTCGAAAAAATATCGGGCTTTTCCGGTCATCAACCTGCCCGACCGCACCTGGCCGTCACAGACGATCACCCGCGCGCCCATCTGGCTGAGCTCCGACCTGCGCGACGGCAACCAGTCGCTGATCGAGCCAATGGATGCGGGAAAGAAGATGCGTTTCTTCAAGACGCTGGTGCAGGTCGGCGTAAAGGAGATCGAGGTCGGATTCCCCTCGGCCTCGCAGACCGACTTCGACTTCGTCCGCGAATTGATCGAGGGCGGCCACATTCCGGATGACGTGACCATCCAGGTTCTGACCCAGGCCCGCGACGACCTGATCGAGCGCACCTTCGAGTCGCTCAAGGGCGCCAGGCAAGCCATCGTGCACTACTACAACGCCACCGCACCGAGCTTTCGCCGCATCGTCTTCAACCAGGACAAGGCTGGGGTGGTGCAGATTGCCGTCAACGCCGCACGGACCGTCAAACGCCTGGCCGACGCAGCGCCTGAAACCCGTTGGCGCTTCGAGTATTCGCCCGAGGTTTTCAGCTCCACCGAGACCGATTTCGCGGTCCAGGTATGCAATGCGGTGATCGAGGTGTTCCAACCGACGCCGGCCCAGAAGCTGATCCTCAACCTGCCGGCCACCATCGAAGCCGCGACGCCGAATATCTATGCCGACCAGATCGAGTACTTCGGGCGTCACATCGACAAGCGCGACAGCGTGTTGATCAGCCTGCACACCCACAACGATCGTGGCACCGGCGTCGCCGCCACCGAGCTGGGCCTGATGGCCGGCGCCGATCGCGTCGAAGGCTGCCTGTTCGGCAACGGCGAGCGCACCGGAAACGTCGATCTGGTTACGGTGGCCCTGAACATGTACAGCCAGGGCGTCGATCCGCAGCTGGACTTCTCCGATATCGACGCCGTGCGCAAGGTCGTCGAGGAATGCAACCAGTTGCCGGTGCATCCACGGCATCCCTATGTGGGCGATCTGGTCCATACCGCATTCTCCGGCTCGCACCAGGATGCGATTCGCAAGGGCTTCGCTCAGCAAGATCCGGAGGGCATCTGGGAGGTGCCCTACCTGCCCATCGACCCGGCCGACATCGGACGTAGCTACGAGGCGGTGATTCGCGTCAACAGCCAGTCCGGCAAAGGCGGTATCACCTATCTGCTGGAGCAGGAGTACGGCATCAGCCTGCCACGGCGCATGCAGATCGAGTTCAGCCAGGTGGTACAGAAGGAGACCGATCGCCTCGGTCTGGAGATGAGCGCCAAGCAGATCTACGCGTTGCTCGAGGCCGAGTACCTTCATGCCAACGCACCCTATGCGCTGAAAAGCCATCGCTTGCAGGAAGAGAACGGCACCAGTGCGGTGGACGTGGAAGTCGCCAGCGACGGTGAGATCATGCACTGGCGCGGCATCGGCAAAGGCCCGCTGGAAGCCTTGGTCGCCGGGTTGCCGGTCAAGCTGGAAATCATGGACTACTACGAGCATTCGATCGGCGCCGGCAGCAATGCCAGGGCCGCGGCCTATATCGAGGTGCGCCTGGACGGCGGGCGCTCGCTGCACGGTATCGGCATCGATGAAAACATCACCACCGCCAGTATCCGTGCGCTGTTCAGCGCATTGAACCGGGCGCTGTGCGAAGCCGAGACGAAAGCCGCCTGA
- a CDS encoding DUF2946 family protein, protein MLMIHAGPLYSAVQAARAANAHHHQHAGHESATAHAHHGQGMAGEPEWLAALELCGYCELLTLNPPLTLSVALILPRHEPAYVQPLPEQPLPQALRRSSGHPRAPPHNHC, encoded by the coding sequence ATGCTGATGATCCATGCCGGTCCGTTATATTCTGCCGTTCAAGCGGCCCGGGCGGCGAATGCACATCATCACCAGCATGCCGGACATGAGTCTGCCACCGCGCATGCCCACCATGGTCAGGGCATGGCCGGCGAGCCCGAATGGCTGGCGGCGCTGGAACTTTGCGGCTACTGCGAGCTGCTCACACTCAACCCACCGCTCACGCTTTCCGTCGCGCTGATCCTGCCTCGCCATGAACCGGCATATGTTCAACCGCTTCCCGAACAACCGCTGCCGCAGGCCTTGCGCCGCAGCAGTGGCCATCCTCGTGCGCCTCCGCATAACCACTGCTGA